In Populus alba chromosome 4, ASM523922v2, whole genome shotgun sequence, the genomic window CATGGTCTCTGTAAAGGCACCTAATAACCACTATGTAACACTCAGTGCATGAACATGTAATATGTTTCACCAATGacataatatttcttaaaatgatcaaaataataaaaaaaaaaaaagaaaaaaaaaaggtacaagATTGCATAGTAAAGGCGCCTAATAACCACTACGTAATACTCTTTTTAGTTCCTAATTTCgaattcaaatattaattatgataatttattggcaccttaaatttaactattataaatttgttaaagCGGGACGGCTTAGCAAACACACACTAACAActttaatgggaaaaaaaataattaaaaaaaaaaaatctatgttgTCCCACAGCAGCAAAAGAATAGAGTTGGAGAACACAGCACAATGTTCTATTTTTCTTGTTCCATGGATGTGTTTGACATCGCTTTCTTCATCATGTTCCTCACTTCTATTATTCTCATGAACAGCTGAATTTTTGCTTTCTGGTCTTCGTATTTTTCTGGTGGTGGCATCATATCCTGCCGGAATCTATGATAAATTAAACGAGTGGCCCTGGACAAAAACCGCAGCTCCGAGCAAACACATTCCATTCTACCAACATCTACGAGGGAAAGCAAATCCATAATCTTTAACTTCAACTCTCTTGGGAGGCGGTCGAAGCATGGAGGAGGAGCCATACCGGTCTTCTCACAAAGATCTATTAACAGCGGCAAAGCTAGTCCATCCTTCAGAACTTTCTCTAGCTGTCGAACTTCATTCTTATCATTGTCATTCATCAAAGAGTTCCTTTCACAATTTGCTCTCAACAAATTTATAGTGCGTCCAAAACCCTTTCCATTCAAACACACCCTGTGTATATCCGAGCCACCCTTGGTCAAAGATCCACATACATTGACGATATCTTCTGAACACTGTACCTTCACATAAATCGATTCAGCAACGTCGACGTTTTCAGGAAGCAAGAGCCCTGGAAGAGTATACCACATCGTGAATGCGTTTGAAGACAGGTCTGGTTGGAGGACGAAACTGATCAACTTTCATCCCAGATTTCAAATCGAACCCAATAAAACCAAATTCCAATAAGATGGCATGAGTAGCAATAGCCGCATTATGATTAGAGGAACTACAATCCTCATCCTTCTCAGTAGTTGGTTCACTGCTAGAGGGTTCTGCTACACCCTCGAACCCAGCAGATACAGAAGACTCGTGGCGGCTTGTCGTTTGTTGATTTGGGAAGTTGAGGGGTAACTCCTGATGAGAAGTTTCAGATTCTTCTCGATCAATCACCTGTTCTTGGACGGACAAAACTTGAGCCAGGGTTCCTTGTTCTTTAGGCATGTCTTTGAAATTCAGGATCAGACTTTCCATAGGTTTTGGCAGTCAAATTAATCTAGAGAACAACCaaaaaaacgaagaaaggaACTCCAAAATCTGCAGGAAACTTGAAGTTCCTATGGTGATATATAGGGATAAGAGAAGgtgcgcatatatatatatatatatatatagagagagagagagagagagagagagagtcctaATGAATGCTGAGTAGTGATAGTGATATAGAGAAGGGGCACTAGAATCCTAATCAACTGCTGAATTTGCCAACTCAGCACGGTAGCGTTTCCAGAAGAATTTACCAAAGAAATTAATAGAGAATTTGACTGGCAACTTCCCATGCCAGTCCACTCAAGtatctaattaattatcagTTGATGATTATTAATTCCTTGGTCCCATATTaagggatatattttttttatgattttaatttatgtatgtaaaaaaaaaaagtagaattaTTATATAGTCTCATCTAttctctctattattttaaaaatctattcaaaataaaatttaactatataaacatagttgaaaataaaagtgagataatatttttaaaacagatattttaattaatttttattatattttaagaaaatttatacAAGCACAACGAAACTGGGGGAGTATCATGGATGTACACTTCCAAAGCAATAGCCCACAGTTTAGTACAAAGAGGGTAGTTTAGTAAAATGAGGGCGCTCGCACTCTAACGTTTTCACCAATTGCTCCAGTAAACGACAAGAAACACCGACTACGTAGTTTCCCCGCTCgccaatttatgaaaaaaaatatcatcaccaCGCCACCTGTCCACCCAGCAAGCTTTAAAAAATTTCCACTGCCAACCAAATCTTCCTATTtgcaccaagaaaaaaaatcttccctAATCCAGAAACTTTTCGATAATGATCCCATCCACCTCCAAGAAAAGGCCACGCGTGCCATACAACCGCCATTCCACCGTATCCACAACCGCTAGCCTCCGCTCAACAGCCTCCAAATCCACTAGCCTCTCCTCCACCGCCGCCTTAATCGATTCATTTCCTGACAAAATCATCTCCGAAAACTCCAAAAAACTCCGCCGAACCTCCTCCCATCCGCTCCTCTCTACCgccccctcctcctcctccaccaccaccaccccgTTCAACGACGTTAACACTGCTGACGTCATCCTCCGCCTCTTCCTGGACCCCACTGCCCCCATCATTAACTTGGATTCAGTTTATTCAATTGACAATAATAACCAATCCAATGTCCAGATCTACCTCCATTCTCCCATCCTCCGCCGCTCTCAGTATTTCTCCGCCCTTTTATCCGACAGATGGCAGCACTCCAAGGAAAATCCCGATTCTGCTGAAAATAAAATCGACCAGTACTTGATTCCGTTAAAATTAGGCGTCGCTCCTGGATCGATCGAAGTCCATCTAAGCGTTTTAAAATTGCTGTATACGAACGATTTCAATAATGTGATTAACTCTGCTGCGGCGGCTCTAGATATTTTGCCTGTGGCGTTAAAGTTGTTGTTTGATGAGTGTGCGGATTATTGCGTTAAGTATCTTGAGGCTGTGCCGTGGAGTGAAGAGGAAGAGAAGCGCGTGATTAATTTAATTCCATATTTACGCGAGGAGGAGTCTGAAGAGCTATTAGCTAGGGTTTCTCCGGCGAAATATGATTCGTGTGAGGAAATGCTTCATGGTTTGATATTGGCTGCGATTCATAGTAGTTCGAACATGGCA contains:
- the LOC118039761 gene encoding BTB/POZ domain-containing protein At1g63850, producing the protein MIPSTSKKRPRVPYNRHSTVSTTASLRSTASKSTSLSSTAALIDSFPDKIISENSKKLRRTSSHPLLSTAPSSSSTTTTPFNDVNTADVILRLFLDPTAPIINLDSVYSIDNNNQSNVQIYLHSPILRRSQYFSALLSDRWQHSKENPDSAENKIDQYLIPLKLGVAPGSIEVHLSVLKLLYTNDFNNVINSAAAALDILPVALKLLFDECADYCVKYLEAVPWSEEEEKRVINLIPYLREEESEELLARVSPAKYDSCEEMLHGLILAAIHSSSNMAFVKAFVAKLLRDFSSRESARRVLEMAFETSLKIVKESLEEYSSPNFRGDHNETEAIQRLNLHTAMTNGKHLLWLVERMIELRVADSAVKEWSEQDSFTADLQRAFRDDAWRNIVPGFPAVLLRCTCRLANAVASGTILAARQVRMKLVKDWLPVLIVCKDSAFSSMLPSHKSLYLELEETFLRIISTLPMSDAQVLLQQCLSFSTRNVEDCPHLVTAFNTWFRRATNQPQE